The window CTCGATTTTGGGATAAAAATCTGAGTTTTTGTAAATTCAGCAGCATTACAGAATAAGTTCGTCAAGGCAATCATTTTAGTATTCATTACAAAAATTAGCTCGTCTTCGAAACCAAAATACCATCATTTGCTAATTAATTTCGCTATTcgatgttaattaattaaataaagtcCAAAGAGCAcctatcaaaagaaaaaaaatgaaaaagtaaaCGAGAACAATATTCCCCTTTTGATGACATCTCTCTGGAAATTCTAGGAAAGGAGAAAGAGATGGCCCAAACGATCAACATTTTCATTGCTCAACATCTTTCTTTAGTGGAAATTCTGAGAATAAAGTGTTATTCTCCTGTTTCTTAAGTTATTGCTTGCGTAGAAACACATTTGACATCAGTAATTCAGGATACAAGAGCCTAACATACCAAATGAAATACTTTTACCAACCTGCCGGCAGCCATGTAAACCTGTGCCCCAATCACTAAGAGATAAGATGCGATAGTCAGGCCAAATAACTTGGCACAGGATTCAACAGAAAAATTCGGTCTCTTTTGGTAGGCCATGTAGGCTTCTTGGTGCCTGTGGAGCCTCAGTAGTGCCTCGGCTTGCATAGCGAAAACCTAAGTGTAAAACAGAAGTAACCTGCTTAAGAATAAGTTTAATAGCTACATGTAGTATATACAATTGTACTGGAACTATTGTCCTCTTCCattgtattaaaagaaaagagaggagaaaagaagGTTCAAAATTGCTCACCTGTGGAGCTGAATCAGCACCAGAGGAAACTGTGTGCTCAGTCTCTTTCAGCAATCGAGACCATTCTTCTAGTTTTCGAGCTTCGATGCACCTGTTCAGGTTCTTTTGAAGAGCCTGAGCTTGAGCAAGGTCTTTGGAATCAGTAATGGGGCCTGACTGTTTGTAGTGACTCAGAGCCTTCTCTGTTTCTCCCAGTCTGCATGATGAATTTCACATTAATTATTATAGGACCTCTCTACCGTTCCAGTTTTATCAttcataaatacataaataaaagttaattacTATAGAATAAACAGCAAAAGCACACAAGTTTTAATTTATGAGCTCTGTTTAGTACACAAAACTCTCTATTGGCAGTCAAATATGGCATACCTGAAATATATTGTTGCCAAACGGTAATGGGCTCTTTGATAAGAAGGATCGAGTCTGATAGCTTCTTTGCACTCAACAACAGCTTCTATAAGACGGCCTAATCCTATCAAAGCAGCACTCCTATTGCTTCTATATGTTGCCTTTGCTGAATCAAGAGCAATTGCACGATCATAAAAAGCCAAGGCCTCTTCAAATCTTCCCTGGTTGtacctttcatttcctttattcTTTAAAACCTCAGGATCCATGCTAATTATCAGATCCTGTCCCTGCCGCAACTCATCACTAGGCTGCCTCACAATGTTGCCCATAACACCATTACTGCCAAGTTTACTATAGCCATTTCTGGGTCTAGGAGAGAAATTTACCTCTTGAAGGTTCTTGTTAAGGTAACCCACGGTCTTAATGGTAGCTTTAGGACTATTATTCCCTATAAAATCCCCATTTCTGGACTGTCTTAGGTTGCCCAAATTGCCTAACAACATTACATTGCCAGAAGTGGCTCGAACAAGAGCTTTGTTGTCATTGGACTTTCGATGATTAGCTATGACAGTTCTGCTAAGCTCTATGGAGTCACTGGTAGAGTCCCATTTTAGCTCAGCCTTGTCGGTTTGAAGTACTTTAACCCGTCCTGAGCTTGATGAGGATGATGTTGAGCTTCTTGCAGCATCTGAGGGTCTCCTACCTTCTTTCTTTTGATGAGAAGTCGAAGGCCTTGGAGGAACCAAACTATGCCGTTTTTTCCGTACTTTTGGTGAAGACTTGGGCAAATTGGAGGAATAAAGGATGACAGGCTCGGGTTTGTTTTGTTGCCTCTTTGAATTATGGATAGGAGGCTTCTTTGAATTACTATCAATACTGGGCAGGCTTATGATATTGGTGCTGCTCGCAGGAAGTGAATGCACTGAAGTCTTTGTCGGCCAGAAATGCCGGCGTAGGAAAGCTCCCCCTATCAGGCCACAGCCCAAATCATTCTCCATAGAGTACGTTGTGATTTCTGCCATGATTCACACCAGGTTTATATTGCCTCTCGAGATAATACTTTATGGACAGAGGAATTAAAAtgtttcttaacaaaaaaaaataaaaattaatataagaatGTTAGAGTAAGCATGATGTTTCTGGGTTTggaattttaatgaaaagaaaGGTTAAAAATCCTTCGCCggaatcaattaaaagaattgatgtGGAAGAAATTgtcacagagagagagagcgagagagagagagagagagaagaaggatGAATGGCTTGAATAGGAAGGATTCGAGGCAATAGGTCTCCTCCTTAGAAGGTATGTGTATATATTAAGTCCTAAACTCCAAGAGTGGCTTCTAAGAAACCACCTTTACATCTTTAGAGTATCCAAGCTGAggcttcaacttaaaaaatgaaaagaaaataaaaaatgcataggCAGGAGGAACATATTTTGTTTCATATAGATTTGTATTTTAGTGTTAAAAGAATGCTTTGccgaaatttttttaatagggtAGACCCATATCCCATTTGATACAAAACAAATTCCTATTCAAGTATTGCAACTTCAAATTGGAATGCTAAAATGCAAAGAAGCAACCAGCTGGCCCCATGCATGTTCAATGAATGCAAAGGTTGCTTCATGTATCATGAATTTATCATGGCTAATATACGAACTTCAGCACATGGGATTTGCGATATAAAATTTTCTTCAATGAATcctaaacattttataaattttgtcaaaagtttgagaatataTTTAAAGATTCCATTGAAATTATCGATGAAATGACATTTCCGtcaatgttttcatttttttttttgctgttatAATCTTTAAACTAACAATTA is drawn from Populus nigra chromosome 5, ddPopNigr1.1, whole genome shotgun sequence and contains these coding sequences:
- the LOC133693998 gene encoding TPR repeat-containing thioredoxin TTL1-like; this translates as MAEITTYSMENDLGCGLIGGAFLRRHFWPTKTSVHSLPASSTNIISLPSIDSNSKKPPIHNSKRQQNKPEPVILYSSNLPKSSPKVRKKRHSLVPPRPSTSHQKKEGRRPSDAARSSTSSSSSSGRVKVLQTDKAELKWDSTSDSIELSRTVIANHRKSNDNKALVRATSGNVMLLGNLGNLRQSRNGDFIGNNSPKATIKTVGYLNKNLQEVNFSPRPRNGYSKLGSNGVMGNIVRQPSDELRQGQDLIISMDPEVLKNKGNERYNQGRFEEALAFYDRAIALDSAKATYRSNRSAALIGLGRLIEAVVECKEAIRLDPSYQRAHYRLATIYFRLGETEKALSHYKQSGPITDSKDLAQAQALQKNLNRCIEARKLEEWSRLLKETEHTVSSGADSAPQVFAMQAEALLRLHRHQEAYMAYQKRPNFSVESCAKLFGLTIASYLLVIGAQVYMAAGRFEDAMAAAQQAARLDPSNREASTVLKSARAVASARLSGNLLFKASKFTEACIAYSEGLEHDPCNSILLCNRAACRSKLGQFEKAVEDCTAALSLQPNYSKARLRRAHCNAELGRWEASIQDFEMLIRESPADEEVGRALFEAQVQLKKQRGEDTQDLKFGSNLVFVSSNERFRHFVTSPGMSVVLFCSKYNGQTVLQLMEQVSKKFPSVNFLKVEVEDHPYLAKSERVTLLPSFKIYKNGSRVKEIPGNNHELLEKSVKLYSR